In Methanosphaera sp., a single window of DNA contains:
- the asd gene encoding aspartate-semialdehyde dehydrogenase — translation MVNNVCVLGATGMVGQRFIQLLSEIPDFNIVSIAASERSAGKRYEDAVRWHQTTPIPECVKDMKLVNTDPNEVSDDVDFVFASLPASLAEPVEAAFAEKFIVASNASVNRMKENIPLIIPEVNPEHLEMMELQKDINGWDGCIVTNPNCSTIALTLTLKPLFDKYTFKRVSVSTMQAVSGAGYNGVPSMGILDNVIPYIGGEEEKMQSETLHLLGKAEGGLVKKANFPLSASCNRVGVIDGHTESVFIEFEEDDVTVEDIKEEMRNFRGLPQKENLSFAPEQPVLVRDEEDRPQPRMDRDSQHGMAVTVGRVREDVFDNSFKYTLVGHNTIRGAAGASILNAQLISKLYL, via the coding sequence ATGGTAAATAATGTATGTGTACTCGGTGCAACTGGAATGGTAGGACAACGTTTTATCCAACTATTATCTGAAATTCCAGATTTTAATATTGTAAGTATAGCAGCATCAGAAAGATCTGCAGGAAAACGTTATGAAGATGCAGTAAGATGGCATCAAACAACACCAATACCTGAATGTGTAAAGGATATGAAACTTGTAAATACAGATCCAAATGAGGTAAGTGATGATGTAGACTTTGTATTTGCATCACTTCCAGCATCACTTGCAGAACCTGTAGAAGCTGCATTTGCTGAGAAATTTATTGTAGCATCAAATGCAAGTGTAAATCGTATGAAAGAAAATATTCCACTCATAATTCCAGAGGTAAATCCTGAACACCTTGAAATGATGGAACTTCAAAAAGATATTAATGGATGGGATGGATGTATTGTAACAAATCCAAACTGTTCAACAATAGCATTAACACTTACATTAAAACCATTATTTGATAAATATACATTTAAACGTGTATCTGTATCAACAATGCAGGCTGTAAGTGGAGCAGGATACAATGGTGTACCATCAATGGGAATACTTGATAATGTAATACCATACATTGGTGGAGAAGAAGAAAAAATGCAATCTGAAACTCTACACTTACTTGGAAAAGCAGAAGGAGGATTAGTGAAAAAAGCTAACTTCCCACTTAGTGCTTCATGTAATAGAGTAGGTGTTATTGATGGACACACAGAATCTGTATTTATTGAATTTGAAGAAGATGATGTGACAGTTGAAGATATTAAAGAGGAAATGAGAAACTTCAGAGGTCTTCCACAGAAAGAAAATCTTTCATTTGCACCAGAGCAACCTGTACTTGTACGTGATGAAGAAGATCGTCCACAACCACGTATGGATCGTGACTCACAACATGGAATGGCTGTAACTGTAGGACGTGTACGTGAAGATGTATTTGATAACAGTTTCAAATATACCCTTGTAGGACATAATACTATTCGTGGAGCAGCTGGAGCTTCAATATTAAATGCTCAACTTATATCTAAACTATACTTATAA
- the dapB gene encoding 4-hydroxy-tetrahydrodipicolinate reductase produces MIKVAVTGCAGNMGSKIVKTVQAQENMEVVLGIERPNTPLEGKDLGEQIGLGTMGVEIIDSQNLEVALNDIKPDVLVDFTIAAAAVETVKVCAKCGVNVVVGTTGISDEQLDEMYKIIEENGVKGVISPNMATGVNVFFEIVGQVAKILGQEYDVEIIEAHHHNKQDSPSGTAKRAAEIVAKNLDLNLKENACYGREGMVGARPENEIGIHAVRGGDIVGDHTVMFAGDGERIEVTHRASTRQAFVNGVIRAINYLMTKQDKTIAGMNDVLDLNF; encoded by the coding sequence ATGATTAAAGTAGCAGTAACAGGTTGTGCTGGAAACATGGGTTCAAAAATTGTTAAAACAGTACAAGCACAAGAAAATATGGAAGTAGTACTAGGAATAGAAAGACCAAACACACCACTGGAAGGAAAAGATTTAGGAGAACAAATCGGACTCGGAACAATGGGAGTGGAAATAATAGATTCACAAAACCTTGAAGTTGCATTAAATGACATAAAACCAGATGTATTAGTAGATTTTACAATTGCAGCAGCAGCTGTTGAAACTGTAAAAGTATGTGCAAAATGTGGAGTAAATGTGGTAGTTGGAACAACAGGAATATCTGATGAACAACTCGATGAAATGTATAAAATTATCGAAGAAAACGGTGTAAAAGGTGTAATATCACCAAACATGGCAACAGGTGTAAATGTATTTTTTGAAATTGTAGGACAAGTTGCAAAAATCCTAGGACAAGAATATGATGTGGAAATTATAGAAGCACACCACCACAACAAACAAGATTCACCATCAGGAACAGCAAAAAGAGCAGCAGAAATTGTAGCTAAAAATCTTGACCTTAACCTTAAAGAAAATGCATGCTATGGTCGTGAAGGTATGGTAGGTGCAAGACCAGAAAATGAAATTGGTATCCATGCTGTACGTGGAGGAGACATAGTAGGAGATCACACTGTAATGTTTGCAGGAGATGGAGAAAGAATAGAAGTAACACACAGAGCATCAACAAGACAAGCATTTGTAAACGGTGTAATACGTGCAATTAACTACCTTATGACAAAACAGGATAAAACAATTGCAGGTATGAACGATGTACTAGACTTAAACTTCTAA
- the dapA gene encoding 4-hydroxy-tetrahydrodipicolinate synthase, whose translation MNLDGTHVAMITPFDGDNNIDEEKYRNFIDFLIDQGVDGIVAAGTTGESATMTHDEHQKVIDIMVDQADGRVTTIAGAGSNATAEALDLLKYVEDAGADAALVITPYYNKPQQSGLYNHYKLLNDSTNIPIIAYNVPSRTGVDLSIDTILKIAELDNIVAIKEANPDLNKLAEVFSRLAKSDIDDFTVLSGNDSLTLPMISQGARGVISVVANVLPNKMSTMVRSALDADYTKARTLSNELYDMMDVLFIEASPAPTKRALNYMGMDIGGLRMPINEISQENDAILKDVLKEYNLL comes from the coding sequence ATGAATTTAGATGGAACACATGTTGCAATGATCACACCTTTTGATGGTGATAATAATATTGATGAAGAAAAATATAGAAACTTCATAGATTTTCTCATAGATCAAGGTGTTGATGGAATAGTTGCAGCAGGTACAACAGGTGAATCTGCAACAATGACACATGATGAACATCAAAAAGTAATAGATATCATGGTAGATCAAGCAGATGGACGGGTAACAACCATTGCAGGTGCAGGAAGTAATGCAACAGCAGAAGCACTAGATCTACTAAAATATGTAGAAGATGCAGGTGCAGATGCAGCTTTAGTTATAACACCATACTATAATAAGCCACAACAAAGTGGACTTTACAATCATTATAAACTACTTAATGATTCAACAAACATACCAATAATTGCATATAATGTACCATCAAGAACAGGTGTAGATTTATCAATTGACACAATACTAAAAATTGCAGAACTTGACAATATTGTAGCAATAAAAGAGGCAAATCCTGACTTAAATAAGCTTGCAGAAGTATTTAGCAGACTAGCAAAAAGTGACATTGATGATTTCACAGTACTTTCTGGTAATGATTCACTAACACTTCCAATGATTTCACAAGGTGCACGTGGAGTTATAAGTGTTGTTGCAAATGTACTTCCAAATAAGATGTCAACAATGGTACGCTCTGCACTTGATGCAGATTATACAAAAGCACGTACACTTTCAAATGAATTATATGACATGATGGATGTATTATTTATTGAAGCAAGTCCTGCTCCAACAAAAAGAGCATTAAACTATATGGGAATGGATATTGGCGGACTAAGAATGCCAATTAATGAAATTTCACAGGAAAATGATGCAATACTAAAAGATGTACTTAAAGAATATAACTTATTATAA
- a CDS encoding aspartate kinase codes for MATVVAKFGGTSVGTGERIQKAAKSVVNEYMQGNKVIVVVSAINKTTDESIKLVNESMGDLVTDKQLAGILSMGEMQSVRIMAATIESLGVKAEYIDPFSEKWPVITDSNFTEAKIDKKATEEKVKQHIKKLVDQGIIPVICGFLGRDSENNVTTLGRGGSDVSAFLIGQCIGADEVVIVTDVKGVMSTDPRKLNTARKLDKITVEEMIDLANYGAQVLHPNALRYKDPSIKAKIISFEYGNLRVQGTDIIGPANPDEDIITITKLDDQLAVLAVVGENLMKKQGIIAEIAQLVNAHNFIIYGISTGESSITLFFKYEDAIKAHEILHQAIIEGDTFSSISLGQKIAMISLVSHDFIDTPGIIASITKPLHENNINIVELSSSQTAVVVFVDWENGEKAYKLIKETLV; via the coding sequence ATGGCGACGGTTGTGGCAAAATTTGGTGGAACTTCAGTAGGAACTGGAGAAAGGATTCAAAAAGCAGCAAAATCAGTAGTGAATGAATACATGCAGGGAAACAAGGTAATAGTAGTTGTTTCTGCAATTAACAAGACAACTGATGAATCAATAAAGCTTGTAAATGAATCAATGGGAGATCTAGTAACGGACAAACAGTTAGCAGGCATACTTTCAATGGGTGAAATGCAAAGTGTACGAATAATGGCAGCAACAATAGAGTCATTAGGAGTAAAAGCAGAATATATAGATCCATTCAGTGAAAAATGGCCAGTAATAACAGATAGTAACTTTACAGAAGCCAAGATTGACAAGAAAGCTACAGAAGAAAAAGTAAAACAACACATAAAAAAACTAGTAGATCAGGGAATAATTCCAGTAATCTGTGGATTCCTTGGACGAGATAGTGAAAACAATGTAACAACACTAGGACGTGGAGGAAGTGATGTATCAGCATTCCTTATAGGACAATGTATAGGTGCAGATGAAGTAGTTATTGTAACAGATGTAAAAGGTGTAATGTCTACTGATCCACGTAAATTAAACACAGCACGAAAGCTTGATAAGATAACAGTTGAAGAAATGATAGATCTTGCAAACTATGGAGCACAGGTACTTCATCCTAATGCTTTAAGATACAAGGATCCATCAATAAAAGCTAAGATAATAAGCTTTGAATATGGAAATTTAAGAGTACAGGGGACTGATATTATAGGTCCGGCAAATCCTGATGAAGACATAATAACAATAACAAAATTAGATGATCAACTAGCAGTTCTTGCCGTTGTAGGTGAGAATCTCATGAAAAAACAGGGAATAATAGCAGAAATAGCACAGCTTGTAAATGCACATAACTTCATCATATATGGCATTTCAACTGGTGAAAGTTCAATAACCCTATTTTTCAAATATGAAGATGCAATAAAAGCACATGAAATATTACATCAAGCAATAATTGAAGGAGATACATTTAGTTCAATATCACTTGGACAGAAAATTGCTATGATTTCACTTGTAAGTCATGACTTCATTGACACCCCTGGCATCATAGCAAGTATTACAAAACCACTTCATGAAAACAATATTAACATAGTTGAATTATCTTCCAGCCAAACAGCAGTAGTAGTATTTGTTGACTGGGAAAATGGTGAAAAAGCATATAAATTAATTAAGGAGACTTTAGTATGA
- a CDS encoding 30S ribosomal protein S17e: protein MGNIRTTFVKRTAKELLEAHGEKFNNDFENNKQVVAEYSTVSTKHLRNQIAGYATHLMQQ from the coding sequence ATGGGAAATATAAGAACAACATTTGTAAAAAGAACAGCAAAAGAATTACTTGAAGCACACGGTGAAAAATTCAACAATGATTTTGAAAACAACAAACAAGTTGTTGCTGAATACTCAACAGTGTCAACAAAACACTTAAGAAATCAAATTGCTGGATATGCAACCCACTTAATGCAACAATAA
- a CDS encoding chorismate mutase, giving the protein MNKQEAEKLLNKSRKKIDEIDEQIFNLILERTSLAPDIISSKKALDMDLFDKSREDIIHDKLENLMADVEYDKEIIFEIFDMLAKLSKQEQKKYLN; this is encoded by the coding sequence TTGAATAAACAAGAAGCTGAAAAATTATTAAATAAATCACGAAAGAAGATTGATGAAATAGATGAGCAAATTTTTAATCTAATACTTGAGAGAACATCACTTGCTCCTGATATTATCTCATCAAAGAAAGCTTTAGATATGGATTTATTTGATAAATCAAGAGAAGATATTATTCATGATAAACTTGAAAACTTAATGGCAGATGTTGAATATGACAAGGAAATAATCTTTGAAATCTTTGACATGCTTGCAAAGTTAAGTAAACAAGAGCAGAAGAAATATTTAAATTAA
- a CDS encoding shikimate kinase → MVKVRSPASATVINAIATGFGSAFGIKLYVTADVNIVSFDAKEDIECECISLDDPDMDTSLMERCIKLTYEKLCEYDCFNLKNIKLEVKTKSDIPPGSGLSSSSAASNSVVYGTIIELLGACNLTMDDVNITDDDIVNIAIEASLDVGVSITGAYDDASASFYGGWKICDNYERKILKDYSIKYSKVLIYIPDKSSYTAQCDVENMKVLAPLVEIAFSHAIDENIEKALTLNGLLYANALNFDTNIVLDALKAGAKAAGLSGTGSAYSILVDDLDIEEIKSALSKYPGLLIETEPDNEGSVVIR, encoded by the coding sequence ATGGTAAAAGTACGATCTCCTGCATCAGCAACAGTAATTAATGCAATTGCAACAGGTTTTGGTTCTGCTTTTGGAATAAAATTATATGTAACAGCAGATGTAAATATTGTAAGTTTTGATGCAAAAGAAGATATAGAATGTGAATGTATCAGCCTTGATGATCCAGACATGGATACATCACTAATGGAGCGTTGTATCAAGTTAACATATGAAAAATTATGTGAATATGATTGTTTTAATCTTAAAAATATTAAATTAGAAGTTAAAACAAAATCAGATATTCCACCAGGATCAGGTCTTTCAAGTAGTAGTGCAGCATCAAATTCAGTAGTTTATGGGACAATAATTGAGCTTTTAGGTGCATGTAACTTAACTATGGATGATGTTAATATTACAGATGATGACATTGTAAATATTGCAATTGAAGCATCACTAGATGTTGGTGTATCTATTACTGGTGCATATGATGATGCTTCTGCATCATTTTATGGTGGATGGAAGATATGTGATAATTATGAAAGGAAAATTTTGAAAGATTATTCTATTAAATATTCGAAAGTTTTAATATATATACCAGACAAATCTTCATATACTGCACAGTGTGATGTTGAAAATATGAAAGTTTTAGCACCACTTGTGGAAATAGCATTTTCGCATGCAATAGATGAAAATATTGAAAAAGCTCTAACCTTAAATGGCTTACTTTATGCTAATGCACTAAATTTTGATACAAACATTGTACTTGATGCATTAAAAGCAGGAGCAAAAGCTGCAGGATTATCTGGGACTGGATCTGCTTATTCTATATTAGTAGATGATCTTGATATTGAAGAAATTAAAAGTGCACTTTCTAAGTATCCTGGATTGTTGATAGAGACAGAACCTGATAATGAGGGATCTGTAGTAATAAGGTGA
- a CDS encoding thioredoxin family protein: MKKMVVKLEVYTSQTCPFCPRAVAAAEKVVEKFGDQVEYEHLDVAENMDKVQQYEIMSVPTVIIDGEVAFVGAPTARNLAEKVKEKLGQ; the protein is encoded by the coding sequence GTGAAAAAAATGGTTGTAAAACTTGAAGTATACACATCACAAACATGCCCATTTTGTCCAAGGGCTGTTGCTGCAGCAGAAAAAGTAGTTGAAAAATTTGGTGACCAAGTAGAATATGAACATCTTGATGTAGCAGAAAACATGGATAAAGTACAACAATATGAAATAATGTCTGTACCAACAGTTATTATTGATGGTGAAGTTGCATTTGTAGGTGCACCAACAGCAAGAAATCTTGCAGAAAAAGTAAAAGAAAAATTAGGACAATAG
- the cbiD gene encoding cobalt-precorrin-5B (C(1))-methyltransferase CbiD: MEAHENSPEKSGITTGSVATAASLAALLKLTDKAPEVVEIRTPITKLNVKIEKSKVIDDKTAQASVIKPTYNDPDVTRGIEIISEVTLTDNSGFVEITAGEGVGVVTKPGLQIPVGEYAINPTPRSMIKENLKRYLPEGRGVIVKIIIPEGRAIAPKTMNSRLGIMDGISVLGTTGVARPMSSKAYKDSLRVQIDVAVANGYRDLLFVPGNIGTNIAKENLEVEDDAIIEMSNFVGFMLDEADKESGSIDSITIFGHAGKLIKIAAGIFNTKQSVADARREIMACYSALCGADTKTVCDIFACITTEDVIKILDKNNLTDKVFTLIADEIVKLCELKYNIKFYVTIVKMNGDILTKDHAKQIPFKWKTTEE; encoded by the coding sequence ATGGAAGCACATGAAAATTCACCTGAAAAGTCAGGTATTACAACAGGAAGTGTTGCAACAGCAGCATCACTTGCAGCACTACTAAAACTAACAGATAAAGCACCAGAAGTTGTTGAGATAAGAACTCCAATAACAAAACTTAATGTTAAAATTGAAAAATCAAAAGTTATTGATGATAAAACTGCACAAGCAAGTGTAATTAAGCCTACATATAATGATCCTGATGTTACACGTGGAATTGAAATAATATCTGAAGTTACACTAACAGATAATAGTGGTTTTGTTGAAATTACAGCAGGAGAAGGTGTGGGTGTTGTTACAAAGCCTGGTCTTCAAATTCCTGTTGGTGAATATGCAATAAATCCAACACCAAGAAGTATGATAAAAGAAAATCTTAAAAGATATCTTCCAGAGGGCAGGGGTGTTATTGTTAAGATAATAATACCAGAAGGACGTGCTATTGCTCCTAAAACCATGAATAGTCGTCTTGGTATTATGGATGGAATATCTGTTCTTGGTACAACAGGTGTTGCAAGACCAATGTCATCAAAGGCATATAAGGATTCTCTTCGTGTACAAATTGATGTTGCAGTAGCAAATGGATATCGTGATCTTCTCTTTGTTCCTGGAAATATTGGTACAAATATTGCAAAGGAAAATCTTGAAGTTGAAGATGATGCAATAATTGAGATGAGTAACTTTGTTGGATTTATGCTTGATGAGGCTGATAAAGAATCAGGTTCTATTGATTCAATCACAATTTTTGGTCATGCAGGAAAGCTTATTAAAATTGCAGCAGGTATATTTAATACAAAGCAAAGTGTTGCAGATGCAAGACGTGAAATTATGGCATGTTATAGTGCTCTTTGTGGAGCAGATACAAAGACTGTTTGTGACATCTTTGCATGTATTACAACAGAGGATGTTATTAAAATTCTTGATAAAAACAATCTAACAGATAAGGTATTTACACTTATTGCTGATGAAATTGTTAAATTATGTGAACTTAAATATAATATTAAGTTTTATGTTACAATAGTTAAGATGAATGGTGATATTCTAACAAAAGATCATGCAAAGCAAATACCATTTAAATGGAAAACAACAGAAGAATAG
- a CDS encoding glycosyltransferase family 4 protein — MNICIIGQYPPKLGGVATYMKNLEDELQAMGHNVYVLTYKQDCDFKDNVFCANTVNIPVLRGVSFIISAYFKLREIIKKYDIDVIHANYLIPPGIIASLIHKKDIKIVMTAHGSDINILPENKIIRPILKHTLKCVDEVYFVSEKLQQKALAMNIEGLAEKSKVTPNTVNINKFKPIDENTKTLNEKYQMPVVVFIGNLVKQKGLKYLLKAKKLSKTTYTLLIYGDGILKDELKNYIKENKIQNTYLMGKTDTPEIIIPQSDIMVLPSVSEGASLVALEAMSCAKPLIATDTGNITTTIKNNHDGIIVPTCNPQKLADAIDELIEDEDKRIKIGENARKTVIENYSKMQIPYANKEQ, encoded by the coding sequence ATGAATATTTGTATTATTGGACAGTATCCTCCAAAGCTTGGTGGTGTTGCAACTTATATGAAAAACTTGGAAGATGAACTTCAAGCTATGGGACATAATGTTTATGTTCTTACATATAAACAAGACTGTGACTTTAAAGATAATGTCTTTTGTGCAAATACAGTTAATATTCCAGTTCTTCGTGGTGTTAGCTTTATAATATCTGCATATTTTAAGTTACGTGAAATTATAAAAAAATATGATATTGATGTTATACATGCAAACTACCTCATACCCCCAGGTATTATTGCATCATTAATTCATAAAAAAGATATTAAAATTGTCATGACAGCACATGGATCTGACATAAATATACTACCCGAAAATAAGATTATACGACCAATACTTAAACATACCCTTAAATGTGTAGATGAGGTGTATTTTGTAAGTGAAAAGCTACAACAAAAAGCATTAGCAATGAATATTGAAGGACTAGCTGAAAAATCAAAAGTTACACCAAATACTGTTAATATAAATAAATTTAAGCCAATAGATGAAAATACCAAAACATTAAATGAAAAATATCAAATGCCAGTAGTTGTATTTATTGGAAATCTAGTTAAACAGAAAGGACTAAAATACCTACTTAAAGCAAAAAAACTATCAAAAACAACATACACACTTCTAATATATGGTGATGGAATACTAAAAGATGAACTAAAAAACTACATCAAGGAAAATAAAATACAAAACACCTACCTTATGGGAAAAACAGACACACCCGAGATAATCATACCACAAAGTGATATAATGGTACTTCCATCAGTATCTGAAGGTGCAAGCCTTGTAGCACTTGAGGCAATGTCATGTGCAAAGCCATTAATTGCAACAGATACAGGAAATATAACAACAACAATAAAAAATAACCATGATGGAATAATAGTTCCAACATGCAACCCTCAAAAACTAGCAGATGCAATAGATGAACTAATAGAAGATGAAGATAAAAGAATAAAAATAGGTGAAAATGCACGAAAAACAGTGATTGAAAACTACTCAAAGATGCAAATACCATATGCAAATAAAGAACAATGA
- a CDS encoding DEAD/DEAH box helicase translates to MNNLVNIDPEIDAIIKKAYPYIKEFNPAQQAVIDSGYLESEDNYIISIPTASGKTVLGVLAALKVLQKGGKIIYAVPLKSLQNEKYKEFKRFEEFGYKVGKSPKTSDIAVMVFESFDVLTRSANQISEVDLVIIDEFHMIGDYSRGPTLECAITRVMDKNTSIRLIALSATLRNMDELASWLNAEVVTHDYRPVPLHKEVLCTEEFDTKDKNNIVYKILNDSLNESAQMLTFVATRRFTEALAKNMAKKIEKKLPDERREVYAAIAEDILDVSRRGGNQPTELCYTLAECIKCGVAFHHAGLFDRQKEIIEDEFINGNLLMITATPSLMYGVNLPSKNVIIRDYTRWTEQGSCNIPVFDFEQMAGRAGRPGFDTEGNAYLIAKSYDEAFYLNDFYIEGEIELTHSKLIDNHDAVLRQIITQVSTGNAHNVDELIEFFSKTLYGYQIQNSCGDMGYAIENSIKIEIESSLQYLIEHQIIRPTPSGLQTTPFGVLISRNNYSVKTAVRLRGVIEKMDEFKEAELIYEVASSVEIPKVNTKYRANKDNIRDVLGRNGIFIYNVTPDDSTAASLLEWINEKKEYEIENYLKVYAASTSRSSYEASSLVKFVGKICDVIGIYEYHNEIETLAARLYYGIKPELIPVVIGIKHLGRQRARKIFDIFGSDLSNVKKEQLMKIDGIGESIATNIVNYYQK, encoded by the coding sequence TTGAATAACTTGGTAAATATTGACCCAGAAATTGATGCAATAATAAAAAAGGCATATCCATACATTAAAGAATTTAACCCAGCACAACAGGCAGTGATAGATTCAGGATATCTTGAAAGTGAAGACAACTACATAATCTCAATTCCAACAGCAAGTGGTAAAACAGTTCTCGGAGTACTAGCAGCACTAAAAGTACTACAAAAAGGTGGAAAGATAATCTATGCAGTACCACTAAAATCACTACAAAATGAGAAATATAAGGAATTTAAGAGATTTGAGGAATTTGGATACAAGGTAGGTAAAAGTCCAAAAACATCAGACATTGCAGTGATGGTATTTGAATCATTTGATGTGCTAACACGTTCTGCAAATCAAATAAGTGAAGTTGACCTTGTAATAATTGATGAATTTCACATGATAGGTGACTATTCACGTGGACCTACACTTGAATGTGCAATAACAAGAGTTATGGATAAAAACACATCAATACGTCTAATTGCACTATCTGCAACACTAAGAAATATGGATGAACTTGCCTCATGGCTTAATGCAGAGGTAGTGACCCATGATTATCGTCCTGTACCACTACATAAGGAAGTTCTCTGTACTGAGGAATTTGATACAAAAGATAAAAATAATATTGTCTATAAGATTCTTAATGATTCACTAAATGAATCAGCACAGATGCTTACATTTGTTGCAACAAGACGATTTACAGAAGCACTAGCAAAGAATATGGCAAAAAAGATTGAAAAGAAACTACCAGATGAAAGACGAGAGGTTTATGCTGCAATTGCCGAAGACATTCTTGATGTATCAAGACGTGGTGGAAATCAGCCAACAGAGCTATGCTATACACTTGCTGAATGCATAAAATGTGGAGTTGCATTCCATCATGCAGGATTATTTGACAGACAAAAAGAGATAATAGAAGATGAATTTATAAATGGAAATCTTCTAATGATTACAGCAACACCAAGTTTAATGTATGGAGTTAACCTTCCATCAAAAAATGTTATAATACGAGACTATACCAGGTGGACAGAACAGGGATCATGTAACATACCAGTATTTGACTTTGAACAGATGGCAGGACGTGCAGGAAGACCAGGATTTGACACAGAGGGAAATGCATATCTTATAGCTAAAAGTTATGATGAAGCATTCTATCTTAATGACTTCTATATTGAAGGTGAAATTGAACTTACACATTCAAAACTCATAGATAACCATGATGCAGTACTAAGACAAATAATTACACAAGTATCAACAGGAAATGCACATAATGTAGATGAACTTATCGAGTTTTTCAGCAAAACACTCTATGGATACCAGATACAAAATTCATGTGGAGATATGGGATATGCAATTGAAAATTCTATTAAGATAGAAATTGAATCATCACTACAATATCTGATTGAACATCAAATTATACGACCAACACCATCTGGTCTTCAAACTACACCATTTGGTGTTCTTATATCAAGAAATAATTATTCTGTAAAAACTGCTGTAAGACTAAGAGGTGTTATTGAGAAGATGGATGAATTTAAAGAAGCAGAACTTATATATGAGGTTGCATCATCTGTTGAAATACCAAAAGTTAACACTAAATATAGGGCAAATAAGGATAATATTCGTGATGTTCTTGGACGAAATGGAATCTTCATATATAATGTTACACCAGATGATTCAACAGCTGCAAGTCTTCTTGAATGGATTAATGAGAAGAAGGAATATGAAATTGAAAACTATCTTAAAGTATATGCTGCATCAACATCACGTTCAAGTTATGAAGCATCAAGTCTTGTTAAGTTTGTAGGTAAAATCTGTGATGTTATAGGAATTTATGAATATCACAATGAAATTGAAACACTTGCAGCAAGACTTTACTATGGTATTAAGCCTGAATTAATTCCTGTTGTTATTGGAATTAAACATCTTGGACGTCAACGTGCACGTAAGATCTTTGACATCTTTGGATCAGATTTAAGTAATGTTAAAAAAGAACAATTAATGAAAATTGATGGTATTGGAGAGTCAATTGCTACAAATATTGTTAATTATTATCAAAAATAG
- a CDS encoding DUF2115 family protein, whose amino-acid sequence MDKVYTKMPLDELNEILKREVKDISLKELYDLSIHFDEERKYLPREYKQEYTESVIKVIVSRIAMLKNSQATYPGKLSEKDAEAINEIMADSDDRIEYILNIIVVFTTYLKKRPIHLPGTVFPGLQTIYSDGEDYYCPVKKYHIDNPNALCKYCIAKAV is encoded by the coding sequence ATGGATAAAGTTTATACTAAAATGCCACTAGATGAATTAAATGAAATACTAAAACGTGAAGTTAAAGACATATCACTTAAGGAGTTATATGATCTTTCAATTCATTTTGATGAGGAGAGAAAATATCTTCCACGTGAATATAAACAGGAATATACAGAATCTGTAATTAAGGTAATTGTAAGTAGAATTGCAATGCTTAAAAATAGTCAGGCAACCTATCCTGGAAAGCTTTCAGAAAAGGATGCAGAGGCAATTAATGAAATTATGGCAGATAGTGATGATAGAATTGAATATATTCTAAATATTATTGTTGTATTTACAACATATCTTAAAAAACGTCCAATACACCTTCCTGGTACTGTGTTCCCAGGTCTTCAGACAATATATTCAGATGGAGAGGACTACTACTGTCCTGTTAAAAAGTATCATATAGACAATCCTAATGCACTGTGTAAGTATTGTATTGCAAAGGCTGTGTAG